Within Hydrogenispora ethanolica, the genomic segment GGCGGATATCGCCTTCCACAAGGGCATCTTCGCGCTCACCGGCCATACCATCCTGATCAAGGCCGCCGAATGCATCTCCTCGATCCTGGAGGTCTCGGTGCAGTTCAACCGGTCCAAGATCCTGATGGACGCCGCCAACGCCCGGGTGCTGTATGAACAGCATCAGCAGATCTACCAGGCCATCCTCTCCCGCCAGCCGGAGGCGGCCCAGGAACTGATGCGCAAACATTTGCATCTGGTCAAAGAGATGTCCTGACCCGGTTTTCCAAAAATACCAAGCCGGCCGGATGAAAAACCCGGCCGCTGGTCGCGAGGTGAATCATGCAGATTATCGTTTGTATCAAACAAGTCCCCGGCACCAACAAGGTGGCCATCGACGAGAGCACCGGCGTATTGAAGCGGGACGGCGTCGAGAGCAAGATCAACCCGTACGACCTCTATGCCCTGGAGGCCGGGTTGCGGCTCCGCGAGGCGCTCGGCGGCACGGTCACCGTGGTCTCGATGGGACCGCCCCAGGCGGAAGCGGTCATCCGCGAAGCCTATATGCTCGGAGCCGACGCCGGGGCGCTGATCTCCGACCGCCAGTTCGCCGGCTCCGACGTGCTGGCCACTTCCTACACCCTCTCCCAGGGCATCCGGGCGCTCGGGCCCTTCGACCTGATCATCTGCGGCAAACAGACCACCGACGGCGATACCGCCCAAGTCGGCCCGGCCCTGGCCGAATTCCTGAACATCCCCCACGTGACCTGGGTGCGCGCCATTCCCGAAGCCACCCCGGAACGGCTCCGGGTCGAACAGGATCTGGCCGACAGCTACGAGCTGGTCGAGCTGGCCTATCCCTGCCTGATCACGGTCGAAAAAGGCATCAACCAGCCCCGCCTCCCGTCCTACCGCCGCAAATTGGCCACCGCCGACCGCCCGGTCCGGATGATCGGCCGCCGCGAGCTGCAGGACCAGGATGAGCTGCGCTACGGTCTGAATGGTTCGCCGACCCAGGTGGAGCGGATCTTCCCGCCCGAAGTCCGCAGCGAACAGGTGCTCTGGGAGGGCGAGGCGCCGGAATTGACCGCCAAACTCTGGCAACTGTTGCGCGAGGCCAAATACATCTGAGCCCGGACGCCGTTGCTTCCATATCAAGAACAAAAGTGCCCGCCGGACCGTTCCCCAAACCGGAAAGGCCGGCCGGACCGAAGGAGTGAGAAAGTGTCCAATCTCCATATCGACATGGCAAAATGCAACCGCTGCGGCAACTGTACCAGCGCCTGCCCCTTCGGGGCCATCGCCGAGGAAGCGGGCGCCCTGGTCATCAATGCCGCCTGCAAGCTGTGCAAGATCTGCCTCAAGCAATGTCCCGCCGGAGCCATCACCCTGGCCGACGCCCCGGCGCGCCAGGGGATCGACAAGAACCAATGGCGGGGGATCCTGGTCTTCGTCGAGCATCTCGACGGCGCCATCCATCCGGTCACGCTGGAGCTGATCGGCAAGGCCCGAACGCTGGCCGAGCCGCTGGGCTATCCGGTCTACGCCCTGTTCATGGGGGCCGCCATTCAAAAGCAGGCCGCCGAGCTATTGCAATACGGCGTCGACAAAGTGCTGGTCTACGAGGATGAGGCGCTCCGCCATTACCGGGTCGATGTCTACGCCAATGTCTTCGAAGACTGTATCGGACGGTTGCAGCCCTCCATCGTGCTGGTGGGCGCCACCTCGGTCGGCCGGTCGCTGGCGCCGCGGGTCGCGGCCCGCTTCCGCACCGGCCTGACCGCCGACTGCACCCAGCTGGCGGTGAAGCCCAACAGCGATCTGGTGCAGATCCGGCCCGCCTTCGGCGGCAATATCATGGCCCAGATCATAACCACCCGGCACCGGCCGCAATTCGCCACCGTCCGCTATAAAGTGATGGATCCCGCCGCTTGCGTGGCCCATCCCGGCGGCGTGGTCGAGACGGTGGCCCTGGACCCGGAGCGGCTGCAGTCGCGGATCAAAGTGCTCAAAGTGGAGCGCAAGGAACAGCAGCCCAGCATCTCCGATGCCGAAGTGCTGGTCGCGGCGGGCCGCGGGGTGAAGAACCCGGCCGATCTCGAATTAATCCAAAACCTGGCGGCGCTGCTCGGCGGACAACTGGCGGTCACCCGGCCGCTGGTCGAGGCGGGCTGGGCGCCGTACACCCGGCAGATCGGCCTCTCGGGCCGGACCGTCAAGCCGAAGCTCATCATCACCTGCGGCATCTCGGGAGCGGTGCAATTCACCGCCTGCATGAACACGGCGGAACGGATCATCGCCATCAACAGCGACAAAAACGCGCCGATCTTCAAGATCGCCCATTACGGCATCGTCGGCGATCTGTACCGGATCCTGCCGGAGCTGATCGACCGGATTCAGAAGGAGGGACCGCAATCATGCCCGATTATCAACAGCTGAGCGCCGCCGACCTCGCGGCCCTGGAGGCCATCTGCGGCCCGGAACGGGTCCTGACCGGCCCGGCCATCAATGAGGATTATCACCACGACGAAATGCCCGAGTACGGCAAGTTCCCGCCCGAAGTAGTGGTGGAGGCGCAAAGCGCGGCGGAGATCGCCCGGATCATGCGCTACGCCAGCGAACGCCGGATCCCGGTCACGCCGCGCGGCTCGGGGACCGGCCTCTGCGGCGGGGCGGTCCCGGTCCGGGGCGGCATCCTGCTCTCCACCGCCCGGATGAACCGGATCCTAGAGATCGACGAGGAGAATCTGACGGTCACCACCGAGCCGGGCGTGCTGCTGATGGAGCTGGCCAAGGCGGTGCTGGAGCGGGATCTGCTCTATCCGCCCGACCCCGGCGAGAAGAGCGCCACCATCGGCGGGAACGTCATGACCAACGCCGGCGGCATGCGGGCGGTCAAATACGGCGTCACCCGCGACTACGTACGCGGGATGGAAGTGGTGCTGCCCAACGGCGACCTGCTGGAGCTGGGCGGCAAGATCGCCAAGAACAGCTCGGGCTACAGCCTGAAGGATCTGCTGATCGGCTCCGAGGGCACCTTAGGGATCGTCACCCGGCTGACCCTGCGGCTGGTGCCGTTGCCCAAGAAGGTCATCAGCCTCCTGGTGCCCTTCCCCGATCTCGACGGCTGCATCGGCACGGTGCCGCAGATCATCAAGTCCAAGGCGGTCCCCACCGCCATCGAATTCATGGAGCGGGAAGTGATCGTGGCGGCCGAGGAGTACCTGGGCAAGAGCTTTCCCGACAAATCCTCCGACGCCTATCTCTTGCTGACCTTCGACGGCAACAGCGCCGCCGAGGTGGAGCGCCAGGCCGAGCAGGTGGCGGAGATCTGCCTGGCGGCCGGCGCGGTGGATGTGCTGATCTCCGACACCGAGGAGCGGCAGGAAGCGATCTGGAGCGCCCGGGGCGCCTTCCTGGAAGCCATCAAAAGCTCCACCCCGGAGATGGACGAATGCGACGTGGTGGTCCCCAGAAACCGCATCGCGGTCTTCGTGAAATTCGTCAAGGAGTTGGAAC encodes:
- a CDS encoding electron transfer flavoprotein subunit beta/FixA family protein: MQIIVCIKQVPGTNKVAIDESTGVLKRDGVESKINPYDLYALEAGLRLREALGGTVTVVSMGPPQAEAVIREAYMLGADAGALISDRQFAGSDVLATSYTLSQGIRALGPFDLIICGKQTTDGDTAQVGPALAEFLNIPHVTWVRAIPEATPERLRVEQDLADSYELVELAYPCLITVEKGINQPRLPSYRRKLATADRPVRMIGRRELQDQDELRYGLNGSPTQVERIFPPEVRSEQVLWEGEAPELTAKLWQLLREAKYI
- a CDS encoding electron transfer flavoprotein subunit alpha; translation: MSNLHIDMAKCNRCGNCTSACPFGAIAEEAGALVINAACKLCKICLKQCPAGAITLADAPARQGIDKNQWRGILVFVEHLDGAIHPVTLELIGKARTLAEPLGYPVYALFMGAAIQKQAAELLQYGVDKVLVYEDEALRHYRVDVYANVFEDCIGRLQPSIVLVGATSVGRSLAPRVAARFRTGLTADCTQLAVKPNSDLVQIRPAFGGNIMAQIITTRHRPQFATVRYKVMDPAACVAHPGGVVETVALDPERLQSRIKVLKVERKEQQPSISDAEVLVAAGRGVKNPADLELIQNLAALLGGQLAVTRPLVEAGWAPYTRQIGLSGRTVKPKLIITCGISGAVQFTACMNTAERIIAINSDKNAPIFKIAHYGIVGDLYRILPELIDRIQKEGPQSCPIINS
- a CDS encoding FAD-binding oxidoreductase; this encodes MPDYQQLSAADLAALEAICGPERVLTGPAINEDYHHDEMPEYGKFPPEVVVEAQSAAEIARIMRYASERRIPVTPRGSGTGLCGGAVPVRGGILLSTARMNRILEIDEENLTVTTEPGVLLMELAKAVLERDLLYPPDPGEKSATIGGNVMTNAGGMRAVKYGVTRDYVRGMEVVLPNGDLLELGGKIAKNSSGYSLKDLLIGSEGTLGIVTRLTLRLVPLPKKVISLLVPFPDLDGCIGTVPQIIKSKAVPTAIEFMEREVIVAAEEYLGKSFPDKSSDAYLLLTFDGNSAAEVERQAEQVAEICLAAGAVDVLISDTEERQEAIWSARGAFLEAIKSSTPEMDECDVVVPRNRIAVFVKFVKELERKHAIRIRSFGHAGDGNLHIYVCKDDLSEAAWREKLDRVMRELYDKAIELDGKVSGEHGIGHAKVPFLRQSEGETYFNLIQAVKQAFDPQGILNPGKVCGR